A genomic stretch from Ovis canadensis isolate MfBH-ARS-UI-01 breed Bighorn chromosome 5, ARS-UI_OviCan_v2, whole genome shotgun sequence includes:
- the GFRA3 gene encoding GDNF family receptor alpha-3 isoform X2: MARPRNPRPLPPALLLLLPLLLRAGDHLPTEGRLTNSCIQARRKCQADPTCNATYHYLNSCASSISTSSPAEEPLVPEDCMEAAQQLRNSSLMSCTCHRRMKNQATCLNIYWTIHPARSLGDYELDVSPYEDTVTRKPWKMNLSKLNMLIPDSDLCLKFAMLCTLNDKCDRLRKAYGEACSGSRCQRHTCQRQLRAFFEKASEPHSQGLLLCPCAPTDQGCGQRRRNTIAPSCALPPEAPNCLELRHVCVSDPLCRSRLADFQTHCHPMDILGTCATEESRCLRAYMGLIGTALTPNFVSNINASVALSCTCRGSGNLQEECERLEESFSHNPCLMEAISAKMRFHSQLFSQDWAASTFSVMERQNKNPALRLQPWVPTLFSCTLTLILLLSLW; the protein is encoded by the exons GGGACCATCTCCCCACAGAAGGCCGACTCACAAACAGCTGTATCCAGGCCAGGAGGAAGTGCCAGGCTGATCCCACTTGCAATGCTACCTACCACTACCTGAATTCCTGTGCCTCAAGTATAAGCACCTCATCACCTGCAGAGGAGCCTTTGGTCCCTGAGGATTGCATGGAGGCAGCACAGCAACTCAGGAATAGCTCTCTGATGAGCTGTACATGCCATCGGCGCATGAAGAACCAAGCTACCTGCCTGAACATCTACTGGACCATTCATCCTGCCCGCAGCCTTG GTGACTATGAGCTGGATGTCTCTCCCTATGAAGACACAGTGACCAGAAAACCCTGGAAAATGAATCTCAGCAAACTGAACATGCTCATACCAG ACTCGGACCTTTGCCTCAAGTTCGCCATGCTGTGTACTCTCAATGACAAGTGTGACCGGCTGCGCAAGGCGTACGGGGAGGCGTGCTCTGGGTCCCGCTGCCAGCGCCACACTTGCCAAAGGCAGCTGCGCGCCTTCTTCGAGAAGGCCTCAGAGCCTCACTCGCAGGGCCTGCTGCTGTGCCCGTGCGCGCCTACCGATCAGGGCTGCGGGCAGCGCCGGCGCAACACCATCGCCCCCAGCTGCGCGCTGCCCCCGGAGGCCCCCAACTGCCTGGAGCTTCGGCACGTCTGCGTATCCGACCCACTGTGCAG ATCACGTCTGGCAGATTTTCAGACCCACTGCCATCCCATGGACATCCTAGGGACCTGTGCAACAGAGGAGTCCAGATGTCTGCGAGCATACATGGGGCTGATTG GGACTGCTTTGACTCCCAATTTTGTCAGCAATATCAATGCCAGTGTTGCCTTAAGCTGCACCTGCCGAGGCAGTGGCAATCTGCAAGAGGAGTGTGAGCGGCTGGAAGAGTCCTTCTCCCACAACCCCTGCCTTA tGGAGGCCATTTCAGCTAAGATGCGTTTTCACAGCCAACTCTTCTCCCAGGACTGGGCAGCCTCTACCTTTTCAGTGATGGAACGCCAG AACAAAAACCCTGCTCTGAGGCTACAGCCTTGGGTGCCCACTCTTTTCTCCTGTACTCTTACCTTGATTCTGCTCTTGAGCCTCTGGTAG